Proteins encoded within one genomic window of Methanosarcinales archaeon:
- a CDS encoding metallophosphoesterase, which translates to MIIVVASDVHLGYEKCNKADFLEFLDRCDSASIDHLFLLGDILDFWRRNNARAVLENNEIIEKIAELNVRNIHYIVGNRSIKLR; encoded by the coding sequence ATGATAATAGTAGTGGCATCTGATGTACATTTGGGATATGAGAAATGCAATAAAGCTGATTTCCTGGAATTTCTGGATAGGTGTGATTCAGCAAGTATAGATCATTTGTTTCTATTGGGTGATATTCTGGACTTCTGGAGACGAAATAACGCCAGAGCAGTTTTAGAGAATAATGAAATCATTGAAAAGATCGCTGAACTGAACGTCAGGAATATACATTACATTGTGGGAAATCGTTCGATCAAATTGAGGTGA